The Rhodothermus sp. sequence TGCTGAACTTCAAACGAAGAATCCGCTAAGGACGTCATGGACTTAGGACTGCAGGATCGCATTGCTCTGGTAACCGGGGCCAGCAGTGGACTGGGATGGGCAGCGGCGCTGGAACTGGCCCGTGAAGGTTGCCGGGTAGCCATCTGCTCGCGTTCAGCGTCCCGCATTCAGGCCGCTGCTCGGCGTATTGTAGCAGAAGCTGGCATTGCCGAAGAGCGGGTATTGCCGCTGGTCTGTGATGTAACCGACGAGGCCCAGATCGTTCGGATGATGGAGCAGGTGGTAGATCAATGGAATGGACTGAACATTCTGGTGACGAATTCCGGGGGGCCACCAGCCGGCTATGTTGGCGACTTTACTGCGGACGATTGGCGGGCAGCGCTGGAACTGAACCTGCTCAGCACGATCAACCTGTGTCGCCATGCCCTTCCACATTTGCGCCGGGCAGCGCGGGCGCCCGATGGCCTGGCTCGCATTCTGATGATCACATCGATTTCAGCCAAGCAACCCATCCCTAATCTGTATCTATCGAATACAGCACGGGCAGGGGTGCAGGGATTTGCTAAAAGCCTGGCCGAGGAACTGGGGCCCGAAGGCATCACAGTCAATACGCTGTTGCCC is a genomic window containing:
- a CDS encoding SDR family oxidoreductase, yielding MDLGLQDRIALVTGASSGLGWAAALELAREGCRVAICSRSASRIQAAARRIVAEAGIAEERVLPLVCDVTDEAQIVRMMEQVVDQWNGLNILVTNSGGPPAGYVGDFTADDWRAALELNLLSTINLCRHALPHLRRAARAPDGLARILMITSISAKQPIPNLYLSNTARAGVQGFAKSLAEELGPEGITVNTLLPGYTRTERLQELARMQQQRTGRSVEEIEASWAEQAALKRIGEPHEFAAAVAFLASARASYITGVALPVDGGRSKHLL